The Dreissena polymorpha isolate Duluth1 chromosome 8, UMN_Dpol_1.0, whole genome shotgun sequence genome includes the window TACGATAGTATATGTTGTTGACTGCACGTGGTATATGGAATGCCTGTCTGTAAGAGTGTTTATGTTGTTGACTGCAAATTGTATTGAGTATGCCTGTCGGTAGTAAGGTATATTTTTGTGGATTGCATGTTCTAAATAGAAGGCCTGTCGGTAAGAGCGTCTATGTTGTTGACTGCGCGTGGTATATGGAATGCCTGTCGGTAAGATTTTATATGTTCCTGATTGCACGTGGTATAGGGAATTCCTTTTGGTAAGATGGTATATTTTGCTATCTGCACGTAGTATATTGAATGATTGACGGTAGCAGCGTATATGTTGTTGACTACACGTAGTAGGGGAATGTCTGTCGGGTAGAATGTATATATTGTAAGTTGCACGTAGCATATTGAATGCCTGACGGTAAGAGCGTATACGTTGTTTACTGCACGTTGTATAGGGAATACATGTTGTTGACTGCACGTTGTATAGGGAATGCCTTTCGGGTAGATTGTATATGTTATTGGCAGCATTTGTATAGGGAATGTTTTTCGGTTAGAGCTTATATGTTGTTGACTGAACGTGGTATAGGGAATGCCTGTCGGTAAGATGGTATATGTTGTTGACTGCACGTGGTATAGGGAATGCCTGTCGGTTAGAACGTTTGTTTGGTTGACTGCATTTTTATAGGTAATGCATGCCGTTTAAAGCTCATATGTTGTTGACTGTATGTTGTAAAAGGAATGTCTGTCGGTAAGAGCGTTTATGTTGTCTATTGCACGTTGTATTGGAAATATATGTCGGTAAGAGCGTTGATGTGGTTGGCTGCACGTTGTGTAGGAAATATCTGTCAGTAAGATGGTATATGTTGTGGCCTGTACGTTGTATTGGAAATGTCTGTCGGTAAGAGCGCATATTTAGTTGACTGCAAATTGTATAGATTATGCCTGTCGGCAGTAAGGTATATTTTTGTGGATTGCATGTTTCAAATAGAATGCCTGTCGGTAAGAGCGTATATGATGTTGACTGCACGTGGTATATGGAATGCCTGTCGGTAAGATGGTATTTGTATGTGTAGATGCTTTTGAATCGATTTTTGctgatattgaaataaacaattattaaataaaattatctaATACAAACGGAATATGTTTCGAGCTATGTTGTTAAACATTATTAAGGTCGATAAAAAAAATGCTCGCGACTGTTGACACAAACGCGCTGTTTAGACCTTATGTTTTCTGTTTCATGTAATGTTGCATAGCACATTTAGTATCGTTGATCAATGTCAAGTGTCGTCGGTTAGTTTCGTATAGTGTTCGCGATCGCCGAATTCCTAATAGAAAACAAACGATGTGTACGTAGAACAGcaataatcaaattaaattacaTCCGATGTGATTGTACTATGTGTATGCATTGTATTTTCTAGATTTTGGTTCTTTTTAAAtagttgaaatattttttttccaatttattcCAGAAACTAGACAACTGTACCGAAAAGGCCACATCTTACGCAATCGGATTCGGGGAGACAATCTGTACCGAATTCCGAACGAGGCGGGGCGAGTTCTCTCTCGTAGGACAGAAATGGATCAACTCCACCACGGCTTGTCTTCAAGTACGCTACAGTTTTCCTTAAAAAGTTATAGTactgttgttttaaatataaaaaagaaaatgtgtatgtGCATGCCCCAAATTCGCCGTTTTGTCACATTAATTGAGGAACTGAAACGAAAAAATGATAATGGTTATTTGCACAAATATAACTGTGTGTATATTGCGGGCTGCAGAGAAAATTGGACATAATGTTTAAATGGTTTTAAGGCAGTATATATTGATATACTGTGCACTATCGTTTGGTTTATCTCAACTAGATTCACAATGTAAAACCGATTCGAAATTTAAAATTGACCCGTAAATACAATTGGAAACAACAAGATTTGACCCCATGTTAGCAGAACtatgttttacaataatttcatgaatacaaaaataaaatacaaataaagtgaACATTCACCTGCTTAAGCATGAACAAACTTATTATGCATTGTagtcttttatttataaaattcattggttattacacaacttttTGTGATGTATTGGAGTATTGGAGctgtccataaagtatgtcacgcaaTGTTTGGCCATATTTTAACCCCCTCCCTACCCTTGTCATAAACTGTCACACATCTCAGACCCCACTCCCATAAAGTTTGTCACACGTTCGAgcctttttaaaaaataaacacctaatgaaaatattgattttttaagcTATTAAATTCTACGAAATATAAATAGTTAATCAGAAACAAGGTGTGACGTCACACGTGGCCTGACCACCcacctcccccatgtcacaaactgtcataCTTGTTTACACCCACCGCCTACTTGAGcatgacatactttatggacggccccatTGGTCAGAGGAATTCAGCCTTTAGACCAATTCCTCCGAGGGTGTGCCATAACAGTCCAATGTCACATAATAGCCGTCTTATTGTCTAATTACCTTTAAACTATATATCTCCACGCTTTATAACTAAATACAATTAAGTGTATCATTACAACAACATAATTAAGATAAATTGATGGACGCCAAGAAATTAATGCTTTTTCAAGTTATAAAAGTGACGCATACATCATAATTAATATGCTGTTTCGCAGAAAAAGTTGGTCACTGCCTTGACCCCTAAAGAACCGATGACTTGCGAAGAAGTCCAGACCTTTGCCTTCCATACTCACAGTTCGTGCTACACGGACACCCCTCTGGGCGCCCCGTCGTTTTGTGACCTTGATTTTGCAGACTGGTTACGGGTTTCGTGGATCGTGAAGCAAGCGCTCGTGCGTGAAACGAGCCAGACAGTCCAGCAAGCCGCTCAAATTTTGGGCCATTGCGCGAGCCATTTACTTGGATAGATTTGATAAATGAATTTGCATAAATGTGATTGGTATTTTGTTGTTACCTTAGTTGTTTTAGAAGCCCAAGGGatctgttttacccagctttagACCTTAGCTGACCTTCGTAAGCGTCCACTGAATTCGAATATAAAATATCCCGCCGGTacacttttcaaaataaaacacgtGCACTCTACAAACAGTTACCAAATTTACATGAATATGTAGTTAAATTTACTTTCCATTTGGGTAAAAtatagggtatgaaaagggatacttcAGTGTGTTTTTcaacgatgttaactgcgtgTTAAGCATGAACCAATTGTATCTCCAATCAAAAGTCTTGAGGGATAGTACAGTTCAACACGCAACTCTCGAAATGAATACAGTTTGAGTATGTCCCTACATATTTAGATTATCAGCGCCAGAACGTTTGTACTCAAAGGCCGTGTTCTCATATTTAACAATTACAACCGTATTGCATTATGTGCATCAGAGACCATATAAATATTGGTGTGCCCTATTATTATATTCGTTATGacccaaatattttaaattgttttaaaagttgTCCGTGAAATATGTTAACGAAGAAAGCTTTAAACATGCCGTCGTTCAAGCAGTGGAATCGTGACCTCACTGTTATGCCTTGCATTCCATCTCGCAAGGTATAAAGGTCAGTCTGTGATCAGTTAAACAATCGTTATATAAACGTTATCGCGGTAACTAGGTGAACTTGAATTTTATTTTGACCAGAAATATCATACAAAAAGATACCATAATATTATGGTATGTctataatagattattaatgtgttttcaacaatgccATGATAAgtacttgttttgattaatttaataagaattttTCAACCATATTGACAGCttaattaagcatgagcgcgatgattcacgatacttcaaacaatcaaatcaaataacaataTCCGCCAAACCGCTTAAACAGGTACCGTAAATTCGAAGAACgcgcgtttaaatattttaaatatgtacggATGATTCGTGTGTGGCCTGTTGacttatatgttttcatttcatttgtatTCCTCCGTTTGTATTTATGTTCAGTATATATAGATATACGATAAACAATATCTACTACTGCGCAAAAAGCAACGAAAAATTTCGCAACACGCCctaattgatttgcgtgtgatgcagctaagaactgcgcagaaaaagacATTACGCTATCTTAgatctcattgatataactctttatctcTCATCAACACAAACCACAGTCAACGCCGTATatctgtttaaagatatttctagtTATTATTTGAAGCTGCATTCAGTGAAAACTGCACACGGCCAGAACCGAAATCAACCAACGTTTTGTAACACTGCGCGAGCTTTCGGATTGGTTTTCATTTCCATAGTTGACGGTCATGATATGACAGAAATAGTCCCCGATTCATATGTTCAAATGTACTAATAATCTTGGAAAAAATATTAACGTGAAATTTGGAACTTTTGTATGTAAAGGCGAGCATATTTATTAATTGTGTATGCCTTAAACATTCGTATAAAGTATACATTGGGTTGCAAAATCACGCCCGCTACGTTTTGAACATTTCGTGTGAATAAGCATGGGTTTTACCTTTTTTTCAACAAACATGTGTATCAGTTATTATCATGTTTTGTTAACAGAAATACCTGTCTAATCCACGTACAATGTCACCTCAGTGACTTTAATGGCTAATATTATTTGACAAGTACATtgcagtttcaaagttttagattTAAATATCATATCCTACTATTCAATATTATTGGAATGTCTAGAATCGTGGCAAATGTTTAGTAAATGGTGAATGTATTAATCACGTTACTTTTCAAGATTTGTACAGAGGAAGTATATTGTAAACCTTTTATACACTTCAACAATTCTTGTTTATACTGAGTTTTTGCATGCCCgatatttataaaattcgatATGAAAAGTTTGTCGAGATTTACAGTTATCACGTTTTTGAAGCACGCGTTTTGACAGGTGAAGAttataatatgttaatttttaGCCAGCAACATTTTTAGGATCTAGTTAGAACAAATCTTAATCCGTTTAAagcttaattaaattaataactaaAGACCTAAATGTAATTCAAAGGCGATATAATAATTGAATTTCGATGAAATTGTTGACCTTATGTTTCAACTGTTTTTTCCCTGTGTATAAAAAGTGACCGATAAATGTGGAAAATCTTTTACATCATTTTATGACTGAAAAGAAAATTGCTTAAAAAATGCTGTGCACAAAGCGAACAGAATGAACATCTTGAAAACACAAATGCAAAAATAcgattttaaatattcatataataacGAAATAGTGTTTGTTAAAAGTTTGTTTGTAAGTTTGATAAAAACAAAAGCGCGTGATGAATATCATGTAAATCAAATAAGTACACTTCGTTCGATGTCATAATTTTGTCCATTCGCACCTAGAGCCTTCGAACATGAACatgattaaatatataaatgtatattaaaaacgAAAGACGATATGTATTTACAACAATCAATACATACGGAATataacgctagtcaattgttccatgttTGTATCAGTCAAgttgcttgtgtgatgacgtatcttacgagaggcggagcctcgagtgagATACGAAAAAGCGCAAGCCACTTGACTGATACACTTTCGTTCATAATTAACtaagaatgctcttataattttctgcattttaagtgacgtcattaaaagtagtccggctagtatgataatacggaatcggaaaattagcgagtagcataatacgggaattatttctgtgcagttgtattttaccgattgatacacCTTGTATTTTTggggaacataaagcaggtatatattaaatggtgtttattattttttggtgttttaatGTGCGTCGCGTGTTTGGTGCTGTGTAATAGGGTTTTGTGTTGTGCCTTCGTGTATTTTGCTGCGTCTTGGTGCTCAGTGCTGTGTCTTTTGGGTAAACACTGTGTCTTAAAGATTTGTATTTTGTctccggggagggggggggggggggttgctaTATCTTTGAAGGAAAGTGCTGTGTCTTGGCGATTTGTGCTTTGTGTCTTGGTGATGTGAGTTGTGACTTTGTAGATATTGATGTGTCTTTGGGTTGGTGCTTGGGGATTTATATTGTGTATTGGTGCTTTGCATTTCGTCTTTGGGGTTAATGCTGTTTCTTAGGTGTTTGTGCTTTTTCTTGATGATTTGTGCTGTTTCTTCGgtgtttgtattatttatttgggGTTAAAGCTATTTCTTGGGGTTTGCGCGTGCGTTGGTGTTTTTATGTGTCTCGGGGGCTTGTACTATGTCTTGGGGATTTGTAATGTGGTTTGGAGGATTTGTTCTGTTTCTTGCGGTTTTGTGCGTTGCTTACGAGGTTTGTGCTGTGTCTTGTGGATGTGTGCTGTGCCATGGAGATTTGTGCTTTGCTGTATCTTAGAGGTTTGTGCTGCCTTTAGGGTGTGTGCTGTCTTACAGATTTGTGCTATGTTTTAATCGTTTGTGTTGTGTCTTAAAGGTTAGTGCGGAGTCTTGGGGTTTGTGCTGTGTCTTGTTAATTGTGCTGTGTCTTTGGGGGTTGTGCTGTGTCTTTGGGAGTTGTGCTGAGTTTTTAGGGGGTTGTGCTATGTCTTTAAGGGGCTGCGCGGTGTCTTTAGGGGTTGTGCTGTGTCTTTATGGAGTAATGCTGTGTCTTTATGGAGTTGTGCTGTGTCTTTGGGGGGTTGTGCTGTGTCTTTGGGAGTTGTGCTGTGTCTTTATGGAGTTGTGCTGTGCCTTGAGAGGGTTGTGCTGTGTCGTTATGGAGTAGTGCTGTGTCTTGAGGGGGTTGTGCTTTGTCTTTATGGAGTTGTGCTGTGTCTTAATGGAGTTGTGCAGTGTCTTGAGGGGGTTGTGCTGTGTCTGTATGGAGTTGTGCTGTGTCTTTATGGAGTTGTGCTGTGTCTTCAGGGGGTTGTGCTGTGTCTTAATGGAGTTGTGCTGTGTCTTTAGGGGGTTGTGCTGTGTCTTAATGGAGTTGTCCTGTGTCTTTGGGGGCTGTGCTGTGACTTTATGGAGTTGTGCTGTGTCTTCAGGGGGTTGTGCTGTGTCTTGGTGGTTGTGTTGTGTCTTTGTGGTTGTGCTATGTCTTTGGGGTTTGTTCTGTGTCTTTAAAGAGTTATGCTATGTTTTGGGGATTTGTGTTTTCTGTTGGTGATTTGCGCAATGTATTGTGAGTCTGGGCTGTGTCTTGGTAGTTTTTTTTTGTGTCTTAGGTATTGTGATGTGTCATATTGTTGTTTGCTGTGTTCTGAGATTACGTGATGTGTCTTGGAGTTGTATTTTGTGTCAGACTGTTTGGCAGTTACTCACTTACGATAACTAAACTACATTGAGCTTTAATCACATTTTGCTTTAGCTGGTGTAGCTGAAAGTtctatttctatatatgtatTTCAGTAGGGAGAACAAAAAGAACCATTTTACGTATTTATCAAGTTACTAAGCAAGACAAATCACTTGGCCCACATGGTATGGTCTACTTAATCAACCTTCGTAAATTGACACTCGAAGGTTCTTGTATGAAGTGATGTCAGTGGCAAAGGAAGCATTCCTTTCCACAAAGCCGACGGCGTCATTTGCCGACGCCGACATTTCAACGCGGAACCTTGGCCCCGTTTCCTTCGAGAAACCATGCGTCGTTCGGCCGCGACGCGCGTCGAAAGTGCTGGTTGCGATTCTTACGAACTCTGGTTTTAACGGGATATCTGCTTTCGCGAAGACATCGTTTGACTGAAAGACGGCGTCATTTCGCTCGTGACCTCTCATCGGCGTTTTCGTTGACGCGAACGTAACCGTCTGGTCGGTCAGCCTGATGACGTCTCCCTTCGTAAGATACGTCACGTAGACGCCAGAAATGTTGAAATGCTTGGACGGATGTATTTGCGCATGCGTCAGGTCAATTAATGTAACGCCGGCGTCTCCAATAACCTGAAAATATTTGATTTACCGGCTTTTTCAATGAAGCAAATACCCCAACTTTGCTCAAATAAGAAGTAAAAATCGTTCATCTCAAAAGCTTACCATAATCTGTTCAGGTACGCGTAAGCACACAATTTGTGACAAAAATAGAACGAAATTCCAAATATGCCAGAAGACTAGTATCATATTTGACGGTTTTACAAATGTTTAGAAAATAACAATGTCTTCATCTATCACGTATTAACGTTAAACTCTTAGTGAATATTTATTTGGAAACGTCGCGTTAACGAAGCTTTTGTGATTCATGTGAAGGCACAGCATGTCGACTTTTTTTAGGTGTGTATGTTGGCTAAAGCTCATTAACATTTTCGCCAtttgaataaattttaaaaatataacttaaatcaaCATTTCATGAGGATGTCAAACTGTACAAATATCACAATATCATCTATTTTGTGTGTGAAAAAACGAAAGAAAATGAATTCATCTAAATACATGCCTATAATAATGAGTATCAAACAAAAAGcggtataaaataaaccattaaatCCGTCAATCAAGTTATAGATTACCAGACCGCTGCTTTGATTCGTATCAGCGTGTGTCACAACAAGAGCCGTGTTCTCATCTACCCCTATTGCCCTGTTGGTCCCCTTTCCCAGCATCCTGGTGTCCGCCAGCAACCGGATCATCCGACCCTCGCGGCCCCTTTGACTATTTAttgaatagagaataataggttagtgttgattatagatcaggtttatcatgcgaggcttagaaaacaaaaagcacgaaccttggcgagtgctttttcttTTTCGTGTCGatcatgataaacctgatctataatcaacactaacctattattctatttatctcCCGTTGGCGACAACTGTGAGAAGATTTTCATGCTTCATCACGTGATGCATTGTTCTCATATTATTATTAGTTCCAATTATGACCACGTGTACAGTGAACGACCACTTTACCGAATACCAACCCAACCAGACCAACTGTCCGGTTTTCAGGGTGCTCCGGTTTACTGAGGGTTTACAGTAAAATTATCGAACACCGTACATGACATTGTTATGTACTTTAACTAACTGCTCAATAACACAAACcgtaattaaaataaatgacCAGGTACATAAATTGTTTACAGTATTAATATACGTGTTTACGTTCTCTCTGTATCAGCAGACGATTTGTTCCATAAATCAATAGTATCAATATTAAAATACGGAGGAGTCCGGACAAAGCCTTGTATCACGATtgtgtttaatataaaacaatttcGTAGCGGTTATTTCCCCATACAGGACAATATTAACTTTGATTAGAGCTATGCGACATTCAGTCAAATCTCTTTGCGACGGTTGAACACACGTAGTGACATAAAAACACGGGTCAATTTAACTTCGAGATGGTACCCACTGTGAAAATAGGGACTAAATCTTAAGAAAGTGTTGGACTCTTACGCGAAATGGCTGTCCAGCACGTATCCTTTCATGAAGCCTAGTCCACCGGATGTGAGATAAATGTTGGGTTCTATATCCGGCGGAATCATAGGGTCTATGTCGGCGTACGACCCAAAGACCAGAGTGTCGTAGCTGTATCCGCCTTGGAGGAAACCAAATTAGAAACACATACAATGAAACTGTTAACATTCGAACTGTTGTGGGTCAAAGGTTTCTAAACGGACAGGCCTGGAGGCTGTTTTATCCACAAAAAAAATAACGCCGATgcttgttaaaggggccttttcaaagattttggcatattttgaagtttgtcattaaatgctttatattgataaatgtaaacattggatcttaaaagctgaagtaaaaaatcaaggataaaattaaaaaaaggaaaaaaaagaagcGGTATCAGGGCTCGATCCAGTGACCCGATcaagtgacccccggagtcctggagttagtctgaagtaaaaacgcagtATCCCTCTCGGCTATTTCGCCGGGTATACacatgttaagtattttataccttatataagcaatcttcgtagtttcgtaaatttaaacgacaacaacagaactctccaaattattcaatcgtttcgcgttgcaacgctttatgatttttaggttttcaaatcgtcaaaagatacatataatggctatattggac containing:
- the LOC127841744 gene encoding uncharacterized protein LOC127841744 isoform X2; its protein translation is MPVGKSVYDVDCTWYMECLSKLDNCTEKATSYAIGFGETICTEFRTRRGEFSLVGQKWINSTTACLQKKLVTALTPKEPMTCEEVQTFAFHTHSSCYTDTPLGAPSFCDLDFADWLRVSWIVKQALVRETSQTVQQAAQILGHCASHLLG
- the LOC127841744 gene encoding uncharacterized protein LOC127841744 isoform X1 translates to MTELSSFTHKQERELNDNMRHISIFIGIPLLQIAICFNEKNNSERVAGNDDQNGSNFAEVTQLPDWCFDPPGTDCTWYRECLSKLDNCTEKATSYAIGFGETICTEFRTRRGEFSLVGQKWINSTTACLQKKLVTALTPKEPMTCEEVQTFAFHTHSSCYTDTPLGAPSFCDLDFADWLRVSWIVKQALVRETSQTVQQAAQILGHCASHLLG
- the LOC127840598 gene encoding Golgi integral membrane protein 4-like; its protein translation is MWAKHSTTTKTQHNHQDTAQPPEDTAQLHKVTAQPPKTQDNSIKTQHNPLKTQHNSIKTQHNPLKTQHNSIKTQHNSIQTQHNPLKTLHNSIKTQHNSIKTKHNPLKTQHYSITTQHNPLKAQHNSIKTQHNSQRHSTTPQRHSTTP
- the LOC127841738 gene encoding cyanophycinase-like — encoded protein: MTTTSITFAACAVVIFGIFTTSQAFLLSDDVTLRPHVPKLPQFSQYGRSMVLVGGNQYDNNTELHETIIKLAGGKQFAKIGIITAASYDPLDSYNYYHDIFLQYGALQVNRILLDVNHTASQGGQALIDTIYAQTGFFFGGGDQERIIRSLMGPYGDYSPALIALHQMYDSGAVIAGTSAGCSCQTAQFMIEGGYSYDTLVFGSYADIDPMIPPDIEPNIYLTSGGLGFMKGYVLDSHFAQRGREGRMIRLLADTRMLGKGTNRAIGVDENTALVVTHADTNQSSGLVIGDAGVTLIDLTHAQIHPSKHFNISGVYVTYLTKGDVIRLTDQTVTFASTKTPMRGHERNDAVFQSNDVFAKADIPLKPEFVRIATSTFDARRGRTTHGFSKETGPRFRVEMSASANDAVGFVERNASFATDITSYKNLRVSIYEG